From a single Rodentibacter sp. JRC1 genomic region:
- a CDS encoding glycosyltransferase family 25 protein, whose protein sequence is MHNTKLHNYVISLTTETKRRKHIEQEFGKQNIPFMFFDAITPDRIEEVAKKFNITLDRSSKAKLWDGEIGCALSHIALWDFALENDLDYINIFEDDIHLGENTKALLEVDYLPHDVDVLKLEANGKMIFGKPIAAKCNRNLYPITFKQSGTAGYTVTRKGAKYLLAQVKNTSLELAIDSLIFEDFLKLKDYNVVQLSPGICVQDFVLHPDKPFESSLQKGRGGVYDNQKKASLLEKINNEFIRVKRKLLMKQVPFK, encoded by the coding sequence ATGCACAATACAAAACTACATAATTATGTCATTAGCCTAACCACAGAGACAAAACGTCGAAAACATATCGAACAAGAATTTGGTAAGCAAAACATTCCTTTTATGTTTTTTGATGCGATCACACCGGATCGCATTGAGGAAGTCGCTAAAAAATTTAACATTACCCTTGATCGCTCTTCCAAAGCAAAACTATGGGACGGTGAAATCGGCTGTGCATTAAGCCATATCGCTTTATGGGATTTCGCATTAGAAAATGACTTGGACTATATTAATATCTTTGAGGATGACATTCATTTAGGTGAAAATACAAAAGCTTTACTGGAAGTGGATTATCTGCCTCACGATGTTGATGTGTTGAAATTAGAAGCTAATGGTAAAATGATTTTTGGTAAACCGATTGCAGCAAAGTGCAATCGAAATCTTTATCCTATCACCTTTAAACAATCCGGAACCGCAGGGTATACCGTTACGCGGAAAGGGGCGAAATATTTGCTTGCTCAAGTCAAAAATACCTCTCTTGAACTTGCTATTGATTCACTGATTTTTGAGGACTTTTTGAAACTAAAAGATTATAACGTCGTGCAGCTTTCACCGGGAATTTGCGTGCAAGATTTTGTTTTACATCCTGATAAGCCTTTTGAAAGCAGTTTACAAAAAGGTCGTGGTGGTGTTTATGATAATCAAAAGAAAGCCTCATTATTGGAAAAAATAAACAATGAATTTATAAGAGTAAAACGAAAATTATTGATGAAACAAGTACCTTTTAAATAA
- a CDS encoding aldose 1-epimerase family protein — protein MKSYIHLKKAFFTEKEYILFENSEFKAIAFKYPSGIEAIRLENSEGFVTVLPFYGQIIWDAEFCGKNLKMKNMFSEPKWGATIVDTYGCFAFHSGLIRNGCPSPEDDHPLHGEMPCAIMDNAWLVISEDLLGIGGRVEYVKGFGDHYLAEPELTLKAKSSLFEIQMKVTNLANVDMPLQYMCHMNYCYEHGATFAQNIPTKAIHLRETIPAHVKPTPEWLAFNEQIKQGQYTLDSLSNDQMYNPEIVFFMDNLQQYQENLEYRMISPDGHTYLTKFSSKDFNYATRWILYNEDQQVGAFVLPATCRPEGYLAAKNTGSLIIMKPKEVRTFKVVTGIES, from the coding sequence ATGAAAAGCTATATTCATTTAAAAAAAGCATTCTTTACCGAAAAAGAATATATTTTATTTGAAAATTCAGAATTCAAAGCGATTGCGTTTAAATACCCGTCAGGTATTGAAGCAATTAGATTAGAAAACAGTGAAGGTTTTGTTACAGTACTACCGTTTTACGGGCAAATCATTTGGGATGCCGAATTCTGCGGTAAAAACCTAAAAATGAAAAATATGTTTAGCGAACCTAAATGGGGAGCAACTATCGTTGATACCTACGGTTGCTTTGCATTCCATTCGGGCTTAATCCGTAACGGTTGCCCAAGCCCTGAAGATGATCATCCATTACACGGTGAAATGCCTTGTGCAATAATGGACAACGCTTGGTTAGTTATTAGTGAAGACTTATTAGGCATAGGCGGCCGTGTTGAATATGTCAAAGGATTTGGCGATCACTATCTTGCAGAACCGGAATTAACGTTGAAAGCAAAAAGTTCATTATTTGAAATTCAAATGAAAGTAACTAATTTAGCTAATGTAGACATGCCATTGCAATATATGTGCCATATGAATTACTGCTATGAACATGGTGCAACTTTCGCTCAAAATATTCCAACGAAAGCCATTCATTTGCGGGAAACGATTCCGGCACATGTTAAACCGACCCCTGAATGGCTCGCTTTTAATGAACAAATCAAACAAGGTCAATACACGTTAGATTCATTAAGCAATGATCAAATGTATAATCCTGAAATTGTGTTCTTTATGGATAATCTACAGCAATATCAAGAAAATTTAGAATATAGAATGATTTCACCGGACGGACATACTTATCTAACAAAATTTTCCTCAAAAGACTTTAATTATGCAACGCGTTGGATTTTGTATAATGAAGATCAACAAGTCGGTGCTTTCGTTCTACCTGCTACTTGCCGCCCGGAAGGCTATCTCGCAGCTAAAAATACCGGCAGCTTAATTATAATGAAACCGAAAGAAGTAAGAACCTTTAAAGTGGTTACCGGCATCGAATCATAG